The Aspergillus nidulans FGSC A4 chromosome VIII genome contains the following window.
CGGTGCGCCGACCCCCATGGTCAATGTACTCGTCTTCTACAACGGCACACAGGCTGAAGGCGAGGCCCGGTTCGCCGACCTGCTTGGCCTCTCGCCCATCGCCAACACCGTCTCCATGATCCCGTACAGCCAGATGAACAGCCTGCAAAATCCCATGGCGACTTACGGCGACCGCAAGAGTTTCAAAGgtgtcttcttcaacccgccACTGTCGCCGCAGTTTGCAAAGACGATGCTGGAAGAGTTTACGGCTAAGGTCAAATCCGATCCCGATCTGGCCGCGAGCGCGCTGCTACTCGAATTCTACGACATGACCAAGACCGTCTCTGTGCCCCGGGCAGCGACGGCATTTGCATCGCGCGGCACAACGCAGAACGGTATCATCACGCTGCGCTGGTCGGATGCGACTAAGGATCTGGAGCACCGGGCGTGGGCGAGGGAGGTGCAGGAGCGGTGGAAGGACGTgctcgagaaagagacggaCGCCAATCTCGATGCGGCTGGGAAGGCCGGTGTGCCGCAGTACATCAATTATGCAGAGCGTGAGTCTGTCCCTTCGTCTCTAACATACCGACCGACAGTGCTAACCAATCGATGCTGACTGGCAGCTGGCGACGCGGTGGTGGGCAACATCTACGGAGAGAACCTGCCGCGGTTGAAAGCGCTCAAGGCGAAGTACGATCCCACGAATGTGTTTAGGAAGATGCATCCGATCACGCTGGACTAAGATAGCTTGAGTGGGTATATCGTCTATTATTGGACATATCTAAAAACTACATCTTGGTCATGGACTCGTAAGCCTTGTAAACCACACAGCATGCAAGTATACACCCGGCCGACGTTAGACTGCATCTGGGGCAGGCTTATCCCAATACACACCCCCTTCCTGCATACTCCGCATCGTAGCCGCCCTCTTCAAATTCATCGCCTCGTCGGCGATCGCCTGGCTAAAGTTCagtctttcctttttctccgTATTTCTTGTATTCTTCGTATGCCAAACCGCCCAGGCCACAATCCCAGCCATCGTGGTTAGTGTAAGAGGGCCAGCAAGCGCCCAGAAGACCCAGAAATGGCGCGTTGCAACGTGGTTGATACTTGGCTTTTCCCAATCGAAAAGGGGCATGGAGAAGAATGTCTAGCGGCTGGTCAGCTATTGTTTTCCCATGGGAGGCTGTTGGATTTACGGCAACAAATGTGGcagggagaaagaaggtcGTCAAGAACGCAATGATTTTCATACTCGAGCTGTCGCGCTTACTCGCCGCGGCGATTTCGCGCGAATCCTGCGCGATACTTGTGCTGAGCAGGCTGTCGTTCTGTGTGATCAGGTTAAAGAGCGTGGAATGCTGTCCTTCGAGTCTCTCCTTGACCCCTCCGCGCAACACCGCATGCTCGATCGTGCTCGACACGAACTCCGCGCGCTCACGGAGCGCCCTTGACGCATCTCCCTGCATATGTCCACCAGTATGCAGATTCTTGAGCCTGTTCCGTGTTTCCGGCGTCAGCCGCCCATCCACCCAatcgatcttcttcagaatAAACTCGACACACCACCGCGTCGAGTGCAGCGTTGCAAGGGCGAGGTGGACCCCGCTCCTCGCTTTACTCAGCTGCTTCACGAGCATCCTGTGGTCAAGGAAGTTATCTTGCTTCTCGTTGAGCACGCCATACCCTGTCGCCCCCTCCATCTGTTCCAGCGACGTCTGATACCGCTCCAGATGGTTGACGTTCACGTCCAGTGTGAGTTCGCACGCTAAAagcgggaggaggagcggatGCGGGCACATCTCGAACTCGCCGATAATGTTGTAGAGCTGCGGGAAGAGAGGATCGAAGTAGAAGACCCCGCGGGTAATGTTCGTTGCTGGTGTATAGCGGAGCATCGTtgtgatggaggagaagtcAGGAGCACGGGGCCGGGCGAATACTGTCTTTCCATCAGCACATAGTTTAGGTAAAACCAATTCGAATGGACGTACGCCAGCCCTCGTCAGGCATCTGAAACAGCCCGATCGCACCAGACCGCACAGAGCTATAATGATGGTGGTGATTCGGCAAGCCCAGCGCCTCGTTGATCGCGCCTAGCGTCGCACTCCCTAGTTGTGGTATCGCCTGCTGCGAACACGGCACAACCGCAAGCTGGAACCCTGACGTCGGGAGACGGCCCTCGTGCAGAGGAATGGGTTCGTGCAGGCGCTGGACGATCTGGTCCTGTTTGTACTCGTCCTTTCGGCGGACGACCTGTGAAGGTTTTGAGGCGGTGTTTGAATCGTCGTTCCAGCTCCAGTATTCAAAGACGATGACTTGACTTACGCCATCTGGCGGGAAATCGAGGCGGATATGGTGGAAGTCCCAGTAAAATGCTCGTGGGGGCTCAGGTGGCTGAGGGTTCTCGATACTTGCTGTGTGCGATCCTTCCGTGGAGGGTGGGAGGGCAGATGCGTCCATCTTACTTTGAGGTATATGTATAGTTCCCCACCAAGCAATCGTGAGAGGAAGTGTCAAAGGTTAAAGAATATTTTGGTTTTCCTGCGggcagaagacgagacatATACTTTTGTAAGCACCGCTAATCTAGGTCTGCAGTAGGCGCAATATCATGCAGAATTCAAAATTGTGGTACGGGGCAAGGAAGCGCCGATATTTTGGCATGAAGCCACGAGGCTGTGAGATGAATCTACTGAGCCTATCGCCTATCATTCCCTCGCTGTTATCGCCCTCAGCGGTGCTTGGTGCAGAAGAGGCGCAGTCCCGGAGCGGCTCGATCCATGCATCCACCGATACAAAGCAAGAGAATTCCCATGCGAGTAAGCAGGAAGCACAGTAGATTTATACGCTAAATTGGGCGCCAGAGGGCTGTGCTGGGTGGTGATAGAGCCAGCAGCTAGCACGCTGTACGGCCCCAGGCTACCTAAATATAGCTTACAAGCGCGACTGTCGGCGGAAGCCAAAAGAGGCTGCCACAAGATCAGTCAGACGGCCATTAAGGCATGGTTGTTTTGTCTCTACCGTTTTCTCAAGAGGATTGATAGTAGAAGGCATCTGATTACAATAATGGGGTTCCGCATAGGAAATTCTTCcaaaaaaggaaaagagaacaaAAAATAAGACATACACGCTACGAGCTCATAGATAATATTCTGTCAGCTTGGAAATATGACTGTTTAATGCTAATCTGGTAGTCATG
Protein-coding sequences here:
- a CDS encoding uncharacterized protein (transcript_id=CADANIAT00001089) encodes the protein MDASALPPSTEGSHTASIENPQPPEPPRAFYWDFHHIRLDFPPDGVSQVIVFEYWSWNDDSNTASKPSQVVRRKDEYKQDQIVQRLHEPIPLHEGRLPTSGFQLAVVPCSQQAIPQLGSATLGAINEALGLPNHHHHYSSVRSGAIGLFQMPDEGWLFARPRAPDFSSITTMLRYTPATNITRGVFYFDPLFPQLYNIIGEFEMCPHPLLLPLLACELTLDVNVNHLERYQTSLEQMEGATGYGVLNEKQDNFLDHRMLVKQLSKARSGVHLALATLHSTRWCVEFILKKIDWVDGRLTPETRNRLKNLHTGGHMQGDASRALRERAEFVSSTIEHAVLRGGVKERLEGQHSTLFNLITQNDSLLSTSIAQDSREIAAASKRDSSSMKIIAFLTTFFLPATFVALTSR